In Microvenator marinus, one genomic interval encodes:
- a CDS encoding endonuclease MutS2 has translation MQEYFQDDALEGATISREAQALFDVTLLPSDPKIPAKTAADLEWEGLVELVMRRTLTPEGEEIAGRLGPLPSAKHAQLRLQQVAECMALLETEDDLPLRGASRIRDAVAYSAREGVLSANDLEAIAKTCDVASRTRRYLRHRAELAPGLTSLAAGVESPFSKTAVAGLDPCRDLRDALHYAVEPGGRLSDNASPDLGRLRREVQNQTERIKARVEKLLRSFEEDHLLQDQYFTVREDRYVLPLRVSAKRQVDGIIHGYSGSGQTAFVEPQELIELNNQLRWAQIEVEEEERRVLQRLSLLVAESADALIHNSWVIAYLDLIRALAKLSTQLEATIPTLSENLEIRRARHPLLYLKLKDRGETTIPNDVRMSADERVLIVSGPNTGGKTVLLKTLGMAALMAQSGMPVLADEGSSIPFFKVVFSDIGDEQSIEKDLSTFSAHLTNITSFLPQCDESALVLLDELFAGTDPQQGSALAVALLEDLATRQTRTFISTHLEGLKTLALENPSFVNASMGFDVKSLRPTYEMTLGVPGSSFALRIADRLGFPEHLVERAARVLEGEGKLGVDEILAQLEDQATRLKAEQKHYEQLRREAEVARNKYQNKFQELRGKEREMLHEESRALKKRLDEARNTIKAQLKALRDAEITRSEVDQAQRKLQEAEKALESVKEKTRAPSADASGYVPVEIEEIEVGMDVFVASFKRPGVVLSKPTSNNDVQVQVGAIKLMAQANDLYFPSEAARKGRSSRPGPTLESPPSGVFVQTSANTVDLRGMRVEEAIERTDLFLDAMSMQGEAGAMIIHGHGTGALKRAIRDYLASSNYVKEYRRGEREEGGDGVTIALLGAK, from the coding sequence ATGCAAGAATATTTCCAAGATGACGCGCTCGAAGGCGCAACAATAAGCAGGGAGGCGCAGGCGCTCTTTGATGTGACGCTTTTGCCGAGCGATCCCAAGATTCCGGCGAAGACCGCCGCGGATTTGGAATGGGAGGGCCTCGTCGAGCTCGTGATGAGGCGAACATTGACCCCGGAAGGCGAAGAGATTGCCGGGCGTCTTGGACCTCTGCCTAGTGCGAAGCACGCGCAACTGCGTCTCCAGCAGGTCGCTGAGTGTATGGCGCTCCTTGAGACCGAGGACGACTTGCCGCTTAGAGGCGCGTCCAGAATTCGAGATGCTGTCGCGTATTCAGCTCGTGAAGGCGTGCTCAGCGCCAATGATTTGGAAGCCATTGCCAAGACGTGTGACGTCGCTTCGAGGACACGACGCTACCTCAGGCATCGAGCGGAGCTCGCCCCAGGGCTGACGAGCCTAGCGGCAGGCGTCGAGTCCCCGTTTTCCAAAACAGCAGTGGCGGGTCTTGACCCATGTCGGGATCTTCGAGACGCGCTACATTACGCCGTGGAGCCTGGTGGAAGGCTCAGCGACAACGCGAGCCCGGACCTCGGCCGGCTGCGTCGTGAAGTCCAGAATCAGACGGAGAGGATCAAGGCTCGCGTGGAGAAACTTCTGCGCTCGTTCGAAGAAGACCATCTCCTCCAAGACCAGTATTTCACGGTTCGCGAAGACCGTTACGTGTTGCCGCTAAGGGTGAGCGCGAAGCGGCAAGTTGACGGAATCATTCACGGTTATTCGGGTAGCGGTCAGACTGCGTTCGTAGAGCCTCAAGAGCTTATCGAACTCAATAATCAGCTTCGCTGGGCCCAGATCGAGGTTGAAGAGGAAGAGCGCCGAGTCCTGCAGCGTTTGAGCCTGCTCGTTGCAGAATCTGCCGATGCTTTGATTCATAACTCGTGGGTCATCGCGTACTTGGATTTGATCCGAGCGCTGGCCAAATTGAGCACTCAGCTCGAAGCGACCATCCCGACTTTGAGTGAGAATCTGGAGATTCGACGTGCTCGGCATCCGCTCCTCTATCTGAAGCTGAAGGACCGTGGAGAAACCACGATTCCAAACGATGTGCGGATGAGTGCGGATGAGCGTGTGCTCATCGTATCCGGGCCTAATACTGGCGGTAAGACCGTCTTGCTCAAGACCCTGGGTATGGCCGCGCTCATGGCGCAATCAGGCATGCCTGTCTTGGCCGACGAAGGCTCGTCCATTCCTTTCTTCAAGGTGGTCTTTTCGGACATCGGAGACGAGCAGAGCATCGAGAAAGATCTCTCTACGTTCTCGGCTCACCTGACCAATATCACGAGTTTCTTGCCCCAATGTGATGAGTCGGCGCTTGTGCTCTTGGACGAGCTCTTTGCAGGTACTGACCCTCAACAGGGCTCAGCGCTCGCCGTGGCACTTTTGGAAGATTTGGCGACGCGTCAGACGCGGACCTTCATCTCTACGCACCTCGAAGGTCTCAAGACGCTGGCCCTGGAGAATCCGTCTTTCGTTAACGCCTCCATGGGTTTTGATGTCAAAAGCCTGAGGCCGACCTACGAGATGACGCTCGGAGTACCGGGGAGTTCGTTCGCCCTTCGAATCGCTGACAGACTCGGCTTTCCTGAGCATCTCGTGGAGCGCGCCGCACGTGTGCTCGAAGGCGAGGGTAAATTGGGTGTGGATGAAATCCTCGCGCAACTTGAGGACCAGGCTACAAGGCTCAAGGCTGAGCAGAAACATTATGAACAACTTCGCCGAGAGGCCGAGGTCGCACGCAATAAGTACCAGAATAAGTTTCAGGAATTGCGTGGAAAGGAACGCGAGATGTTGCACGAGGAATCTCGCGCGCTCAAGAAACGTCTAGATGAGGCGCGAAACACCATCAAAGCGCAACTCAAGGCCTTGAGAGACGCCGAGATTACTCGAAGCGAAGTGGATCAAGCGCAACGAAAGCTTCAAGAGGCTGAGAAGGCACTTGAGTCCGTCAAGGAGAAGACTCGCGCTCCGAGCGCAGACGCCTCGGGATACGTGCCGGTTGAGATCGAAGAAATCGAAGTGGGCATGGATGTCTTCGTTGCGTCGTTCAAACGTCCTGGCGTGGTTCTCTCTAAGCCTACGTCCAACAACGACGTGCAGGTCCAAGTTGGAGCCATCAAGTTGATGGCACAGGCAAACGACCTCTACTTCCCATCCGAAGCCGCGAGAAAAGGCCGCTCTTCGAGACCTGGCCCCACGTTGGAGAGTCCACCTTCGGGAGTCTTTGTTCAAACTTCAGCCAACACGGTGGACTTGCGCGGGATGCGTGTGGAGGAGGCCATCGAGAGAACCGACCTCTTCTTGGACGCGATGTCCATGCAGGGTGAGGCCGGCGCGATGATTATTCACGGGCATGGAACCGGGGCGCTAAAGCGCGCCATTCGAGACTACCTGGCGAGCTCGAATTACGTGAAAGAGTACCGACGTGGTGAGCGCGAAGAGGGCGGAGACGGAGTGACCATTGCCTTGCTTGGAGCCAAGTAA